One Faecalicatena sp. Marseille-Q4148 DNA window includes the following coding sequences:
- a CDS encoding carbohydrate ABC transporter substrate-binding protein: MKMKKVTAVLLAGAMIASMMTGCGSKDSGSDKKAEGKTEDGKTVLKFEAFAGGNGTEIWEKIAEAFEKENPDVDVELHTSSELDKDLQKDFQNGDIPDVVYYNLGQASGFTENMLKEKAIADISDVFDDELKSKLVSGITENAAAQPYGDGKVYLAPIVYTPTGFWYNKTLFEGETKKYDLPETWDDFFALNEQAKANGAALFTYPIAGYFDCPMFQMFAQAGGPEFMNKAVNYDKDTWTSKEGKMIIDTIAKLASPEYTQADTVANAQSKDGFKINQQNVIDGKALFMPNGNWVIGEMANSTPKEDFEWGMMAPPKFSADQDRYVYTFTEQMWVPADAENLDVAKDFIKFMYSDTVVDLMLANETENKETGEKSPAPIVPPVVGASDQLPEGPIKDTYTLASSEGYEVVSGNWATLETAIDGFDMKATVYGAIDDLNTGAMTVEEYQKQLVDAWARLAENL, translated from the coding sequence ATGAAAATGAAAAAAGTAACAGCTGTTTTACTTGCCGGCGCAATGATCGCTTCCATGATGACAGGATGCGGCAGCAAAGATTCCGGAAGTGACAAGAAAGCAGAAGGCAAGACAGAAGACGGAAAAACAGTCTTAAAGTTCGAAGCTTTCGCAGGCGGTAACGGAACAGAAATCTGGGAGAAGATTGCTGAAGCATTCGAAAAAGAAAATCCGGATGTAGATGTAGAATTACATACATCTTCTGAACTTGACAAAGATTTACAGAAGGATTTCCAGAATGGTGATATTCCGGATGTTGTTTACTACAATCTTGGACAGGCAAGCGGTTTTACAGAAAACATGCTGAAAGAAAAAGCAATCGCTGATATTTCAGATGTATTTGACGATGAGCTGAAATCCAAATTAGTAAGCGGAATCACAGAGAATGCAGCAGCACAGCCATATGGCGATGGCAAAGTATATCTTGCACCAATCGTTTACACACCAACAGGATTCTGGTATAACAAGACTTTATTCGAAGGTGAAACTAAGAAATATGATCTTCCGGAGACCTGGGATGATTTCTTTGCACTGAATGAGCAGGCAAAGGCAAACGGAGCAGCTTTATTTACATATCCGATCGCAGGATACTTTGACTGTCCGATGTTCCAGATGTTTGCACAGGCAGGCGGACCTGAGTTTATGAACAAAGCTGTAAACTACGATAAAGATACATGGACATCCAAAGAAGGAAAGATGATCATCGACACAATTGCAAAACTTGCATCTCCAGAGTATACACAGGCTGATACAGTAGCAAATGCTCAGTCAAAAGACGGATTCAAGATTAATCAGCAGAATGTAATCGACGGAAAAGCATTATTCATGCCAAATGGTAACTGGGTAATCGGTGAGATGGCAAACTCTACTCCGAAGGAAGATTTTGAGTGGGGAATGATGGCACCGCCTAAATTCTCAGCAGATCAGGATCGCTATGTTTATACATTCACAGAGCAGATGTGGGTACCGGCTGACGCTGAGAACCTGGATGTAGCAAAAGACTTCATCAAATTTATGTATTCTGATACAGTTGTTGATCTGATGCTTGCAAATGAGACAGAGAATAAAGAGACAGGAGAAAAATCTCCGGCTCCGATCGTTCCACCGGTAGTAGGTGCATCTGATCAGTTACCGGAAGGACCGATCAAAGATACATATACACTTGCATCTTCTGAAGGATACGAAGTTGTTTCCGGAAACTGGGCAACACTTGAGACAGCAATCGACGGATTTGACATGAAGGCTACAGTTTATGGTGCAATTGATGACTTAAATACAGGCGCTATGACAGTAGAAGAGTACCAGAAACAGTTAGTAGACGCATGGGCAAGATTAGCCGAGAACTTATAA
- a CDS encoding carbohydrate ABC transporter permease has product MEKKNKKPGQIISQIIIYAALLILAISIIVPVAWVFMASLKMNSEFLGGDISPWALPKTFRYQNFVTAFIDGRMGEFFMNSVLVTAMALIILLALALPASYVLSRFEFKSRKFLNALFMAGLFVNISYIVIPIFLMLSSANRALGVEFFLNNRFILAVVYASSALPFTVYLLSGYFKTLPKGFEEAAYIDGCGHFKTMTKIMIPMAKPSIITVILFNFLSFWNEYIIAYTLMDGNDTLAMGLKNLMAVEKAATNYGIMYAGLVTVMLPTLILYILVQKQLTEGMTLGGLKG; this is encoded by the coding sequence ATGGAGAAAAAGAATAAAAAACCAGGTCAAATTATATCTCAGATCATTATCTATGCAGCTCTTCTGATACTTGCGATTTCAATTATTGTACCGGTTGCATGGGTTTTTATGGCAAGTTTAAAAATGAACTCAGAGTTCCTCGGCGGAGATATCAGTCCGTGGGCATTGCCGAAGACATTCCGCTATCAGAACTTTGTGACAGCGTTCATCGATGGAAGAATGGGAGAATTCTTCATGAACTCTGTACTTGTAACAGCAATGGCGCTGATCATCCTTCTGGCTCTGGCACTTCCGGCATCGTATGTGTTGTCGCGGTTTGAATTCAAGAGCAGAAAATTCTTAAATGCGTTATTTATGGCAGGACTTTTCGTTAATATCAGTTATATTGTTATTCCGATCTTCCTGATGTTAAGTTCTGCAAACAGAGCGCTTGGTGTGGAATTTTTCCTGAATAACAGATTTATTCTGGCAGTCGTATATGCTTCCAGTGCACTTCCGTTTACAGTATATCTTCTGAGCGGATATTTTAAAACACTTCCAAAGGGATTTGAAGAAGCGGCTTACATTGATGGATGCGGTCATTTTAAAACGATGACAAAGATTATGATCCCGATGGCAAAACCAAGTATCATTACAGTTATTTTGTTTAACTTCCTGTCCTTCTGGAATGAGTATATTATTGCATATACATTAATGGACGGAAATGATACACTGGCAATGGGATTGAAAAACCTGATGGCAGTAGAAAAAGCAGCAACAAACTATGGTATTATGTACGCCGGTCTTGTAACAGTTATGCTTCCAACGCTGATTCTTTATATTTTAGTGCAGAAACAGCTGACAGAAGGTATGACACTTGGCGGATTGAAAGGTTAG
- a CDS encoding arylsulfatase, whose amino-acid sequence MNQPNILLLMCDQFRGDCLSFAGHPDVKTPYLDTLAAEGAFFGHAYSSCPSCIPARAALFTGKSQANHGRVGYEDGIDWNYDHMLAQELSDGGYQTGCIGKMHVHPVRKHCGFQSLRLHDGYLGHYRSATIPHCQHQTVTDDYLYDLKKVMGPQADVTASGPECNSWVTHPWIYDEHLHPTNWVTEESIRFLETRDRTRPFFLMSSYVRPHQPFDAPASYFDLYKDKQLREPAIGDWEDSSNTERFGFIKDSIYGCRDAALRHNALAGYYACITHVDHQIGRLLTALMESGEYENTVIIFLSDHGELLFDHHLYRKVFPYEGSTHIPLLIRTGKNVCPTAPIRSNTLAELRDILPTILDFAHLPIPEGVDGFSLVPEITGTGHNNRPYLHGEHSFHSCLSNQFIVTETDKYIWYSETGEEEYFHLALDPREQHNAINDPQYQERIDWLRNALIRELDGREEGYSDGASLRRGYKPVTTLSHIF is encoded by the coding sequence ATGAATCAGCCTAATATCTTACTTTTAATGTGCGATCAGTTCCGGGGCGACTGCCTTTCTTTTGCCGGCCACCCGGATGTAAAGACACCATATCTGGATACGCTCGCCGCCGAAGGCGCCTTCTTTGGACATGCCTATTCTTCCTGTCCAAGCTGTATTCCTGCAAGAGCGGCTCTCTTTACCGGGAAAAGTCAGGCAAATCACGGCCGGGTTGGTTATGAAGATGGAATCGACTGGAATTATGACCATATGCTGGCGCAGGAATTGAGTGACGGCGGATACCAGACAGGATGCATCGGCAAAATGCACGTCCACCCGGTACGCAAGCACTGCGGTTTCCAGAGCCTCAGACTTCACGATGGTTATCTCGGCCACTACCGCAGCGCCACGATCCCTCACTGCCAGCATCAGACAGTTACTGATGATTATCTCTATGATCTCAAAAAAGTCATGGGACCGCAGGCAGATGTCACCGCTTCCGGACCGGAATGTAATTCATGGGTTACTCATCCGTGGATCTATGACGAACACCTGCACCCGACCAACTGGGTTACAGAGGAAAGCATCCGTTTCCTTGAGACGAGAGATCGGACACGTCCTTTCTTTCTGATGAGTTCCTACGTTCGCCCGCATCAGCCATTCGATGCTCCCGCCTCTTATTTTGATCTGTACAAAGATAAGCAATTGCGTGAGCCTGCCATCGGTGACTGGGAAGACAGCTCCAATACCGAGCGCTTTGGCTTTATAAAGGATTCTATTTACGGATGCCGGGACGCCGCTTTGCGTCACAATGCTCTGGCAGGTTATTATGCATGTATTACTCATGTGGATCATCAGATTGGACGATTGTTAACGGCGCTAATGGAGAGCGGAGAATATGAAAATACCGTGATCATTTTCCTGTCTGACCACGGTGAACTTCTTTTTGATCATCATTTGTATCGGAAAGTTTTTCCGTATGAGGGAAGCACTCATATTCCTCTTCTCATACGCACCGGAAAAAATGTCTGTCCAACTGCGCCGATTCGAAGTAATACCCTTGCGGAGTTAAGAGACATCCTTCCAACGATCCTTGATTTTGCCCATCTTCCGATTCCGGAAGGGGTGGACGGGTTCTCTCTTGTTCCTGAGATTACCGGCACCGGTCATAATAACCGTCCATATCTGCACGGAGAACACAGTTTCCATTCCTGCCTCTCCAATCAGTTCATTGTAACGGAAACAGATAAATACATCTGGTACAGTGAGACCGGAGAGGAAGAGTATTTCCACCTTGCTCTGGACCCGCGTGAACAACATAATGCTATTAACGATCCACAATATCAGGAACGGATCGACTGGCTTCGGAATGCATTGATCCGGGAACTGGACGGTCGGGAAGAAGGCTACAGTGACGGAGCTTCTCTCCGCCGCGGATACAAGCCTGTCACAACGCTCTCCCACATTTTCTAA
- a CDS encoding sugar ABC transporter permease has protein sequence MNRKRSEKRFVFACLAPAVVLIVLFLVIPTLNVFRMSFYRMGGITNKQTFIGLENFKNLMQDKNFLQAMQNTILIIVIVMLCTIVLAVLFAALLSRGTFKGKNFFRIIFYIPNILSIVVIAGIFGAIYNPSTGLLNTFLRAIHLDGLARQWMAEPNIVIYSVIFALVWQAIGYYMVMYMASMAAIPPDYYEAASLDGATEIQMFFQITFPLIWSNIRTTLTFYIISTINLSFLFVQIMSNGGPNGKTEVALNYMYKQAYGNGAYGYGMAIGVVVFLFSFILAGIVNKITDREVYEF, from the coding sequence ATGAACAGAAAACGTTCAGAAAAAAGATTTGTATTTGCATGTCTGGCACCGGCAGTTGTTCTGATTGTTCTCTTTCTTGTAATTCCGACACTGAATGTATTTCGGATGTCATTTTACCGTATGGGAGGAATTACGAATAAACAGACATTTATCGGTCTGGAGAACTTTAAGAATTTAATGCAGGATAAGAATTTTCTTCAGGCAATGCAGAATACGATTCTGATTATTGTTATCGTAATGCTGTGCACGATTGTGCTGGCGGTATTATTTGCAGCACTGTTAAGCAGAGGAACATTTAAGGGAAAGAACTTTTTCCGTATTATTTTCTATATCCCGAATATTTTATCAATCGTAGTTATTGCAGGTATTTTCGGTGCGATCTACAATCCGAGTACAGGTCTGTTGAACACATTCCTGAGAGCGATCCATTTGGATGGATTGGCGAGACAGTGGATGGCGGAACCGAATATCGTTATTTATTCTGTTATTTTTGCGTTGGTATGGCAGGCTATCGGTTACTATATGGTAATGTATATGGCAAGTATGGCAGCAATCCCGCCGGATTATTACGAAGCAGCATCTCTTGATGGGGCTACAGAAATTCAAATGTTCTTCCAGATCACATTCCCGTTAATCTGGAGCAATATCCGTACAACACTGACATTCTACATTATCAGTACGATTAACCTGAGTTTCCTCTTTGTTCAGATTATGTCCAACGGAGGACCGAATGGAAAGACAGAAGTTGCATTAAACTATATGTATAAACAGGCTTACGGTAACGGTGCTTACGGTTATGGTATGGCTATCGGCGTTGTTGTATTCTTGTTCTCATTTATCCTTGCAGGAATTGTGAACAAGATCACAGACCGGGAAGTATATGAATTCTAG